A single Plasmodium knowlesi strain H genome assembly, chromosome: 13 DNA region contains:
- a CDS encoding zinc finger protein, putative — MNEKSYKQAPQVQSETLSLIKKQFFKTKMCPFQKNKNYCLNESNCHYAHSIDELKPMPDLRNTKLCDYVKKKIPCRDANCKFAHDIDTLKPSVHLATYKSTICSFWGKGKCFNGNKCRFAHGTEDIKTNEEVDMLHGSKCNKKNKNKMKSNATDQKQGTASTYSFDTCDYSVNGSSENTNMSSSYDKDRDTFVCKRNVIRNEKTKIKSKKRTPHLDNEVTTRDAADTGDTADTGDTADTRNTTDTRDTADTRNTTDRKSTTDTRNTFDKDTVDGNFHLPDSTNANSIKDILSKIENLALSTFIENNDKYTKVIKYLLNENNFLKESIKKDQGGSLVEREFLGGFKQDDAKKRGTNDGGMDGGFADERCADERCADERCADERCADERCADERCADERCAGERFHTHRFATQGLFTQRFSSLSSSETHFGYPSTVAVAAASISRNLNEEDDLTKYVLPEDTAENYIFTKEKENQKHAMSNFDDGIKVDDNLNSIIKTIDDILISQNVGSFSSVKDVNGPHEIRDAFSVNNSGELTNRQYTNLMSNAKSFETERSVYHHNVNLSNVAHNGKHMGMVSGEGQEEVQNQSFEEGIINYLSQGRKRRNCYEEKFGGEQQLAIPYGLRIEESIHNSGMHNVNNSASNTGITNQMLHLDEFTASKFFNPFVFQNNEYKNQKLETHQQQRMSQMQHVNQDGFDKNEDIDTWKNDIVPFRNEQMASCVGNNERDGGFSDISNMRGVGGDDSANGYVSNGYATNEYVTNGYVTKGFPTDPFATNGFAPSHAGKAFPTMDRFGQRGYGKGDIFLASSYGQNLNSEKETLPNLVTSKVTTSNVATTNVNTSILSTSNMTTPQQMQKKSPSMFTMRKEKNAKLNLREGYELNEGGIGMERNFEFNSDKSDFLKKIKCLISKELQYNETKNPQSIVKNVNPMNWCNENNYPFKKNTQLSEPLQSASNYNTYIPDIHNLTFLYNNNIESNNNRWFDEVNSGNSVGVRNGEVTDENECVRQNMDFSTYKKEGNNEQNVWNTNDNLNEFVYPMMSHGWMNEQKSGDFFGVSKSVNLSSLN, encoded by the coding sequence ATGAACGAAAAAAGTTACAAGCAGGCACCCCAAGTGCAGTCAGAAACACTATCGCTGATAAAgaagcaattttttaaaacgaaAATGTGTCCAttccaaaaaaataagaattacTGTCTAAATGAATCTAATTGCCATTACGCTCATAGCATTGACGAACTTAAGCCGATGCCTGACTTAAGGAACACGAAGCTGTGTGAttatgtgaagaaaaaaattccctgTCGAGATGCAAACTGTAAGTTCGCTCACGACATTGACACACTCAAACCGAGTGTCCACTTGGCCACGTACAAATCAACCATCTGTAGTTTctggggaaaaggaaaatgttttAATGGGAATAAATGCAGATTTGCACACGGAACGGAAGATATTAAAACGAATGAAGAGGTGGATATGTTGCATGGGTCAAAATGtaacaagaaaaataagaataaaatgaagagcaATGCCACTGATCAGAAGCAAGGAACTGCTTCTACCTACTCATTCGATACATGTGATTATTCTGTTAATGGGTCATCCGAAAATACAAACATGTCTTCTTCATACGACAAAGATAGGGACACCTTTGTTTGCAAAAGGAACGTaataagaaatgaaaaaactaaAATAAAGAGCAAAAAGAGAACACCCCATTTGGACAATGAAGTAACCACAAGGGATGCAGCTGATACAGGGGATACGGCTGATACAGGGGATACAGCTGATACAAGAAACACAACTGATACAAGGGATACAGCTGATACAAGGAACACAACTGATAGAAAGAGCACAACTGATACAAGAAACACCTTCGATAAGGATACGGTGGATGGAAACTTCCACCTGCCAGATAGCACCAACGCAAATTCCATTAAAGATATCCTAAGCAAAATTGAGAATCTAGCCTTGTCTACCTTTATAGAAAATAATGACAAGTACACCAAGGTGATAAAGTACCTTTTGAacgaaaataatttcctgaAGGAGTCCATTAAGAAGGACCAGGGTGGCAGCCTGGTCGAGAGGGAGTTCCTGGGGGGTTTCAAGCAAGACGACGCGAAGAAGCGAGGCACCAACGATGGCGGCATGGATGGAGGGTTCGCAGATGAACGATGCGCAGATGAGCGGTGCGCAGATGAGCGGTGCGCAGATGAACGGTGCGCAGATGAACGATGTGCAGATGAACGATGTGCAGATGAACGATGTGCGGGTGAACGCTTTCACACTCATCGTTTCGCTACCCAAGGGCTCTTCACCCAACGATTCTCCAGCCTCAGTAGCAGCGAAACCCATTTTGGCTACCCCTCCACTGTCGCAGTAGCAGCAGCATCCATCAGCCGCAACCTCAACGAGGAAGACGACCTGACCAAGTACGTTCTTCCAGAGGATACCGCAGAAAATTACATATTCacaaaagagaaggaaaaccaGAAGCATGCCATGTCCAACTTTGATGACGGGATCAAGGTAGACGACAACCTTAACAGCATAATAAAAACCATAGATGATATTCTAATTTCGCAAAATGTAGGATCCTTCTCCAGCGTGAAAGATGTGAACGGTCCCCACGAAATTAGAGATGCCTTTTCCGTTAACAACAGTGGAGAACTAACGAACAGACAATATACAAACTTGATGAGCAATGCCAAGTCTTTTGAAACGGAAAGAAGTGTATACCATCACAATGTTAATTTGAGTAACGTGGCACATAATGGAAAACATATGGGAATGGTAAGTGGAGAAGGGCAGGAAGAGGTGCAAAACCAATCGTTTGAGGAAGGCATAATAAATTATCTCTCgcaaggaaggaagagaaggaattgcTATGAGGAGAAGTTTGGGGGTGAGCAACAGCTAGCCATTCCGTATGGCCTCCGCATCGAAGAAAGCATCCACAATAGCGGCATGCACAACGTGAACAACAGCGCTAGCAACACGGGCATCACGAACCAGATGCTCCATTTAGACGAATTCACTGCCTCCAAATTTTTCAAcccatttgtttttcaaaataatgaaTACAAAAACCAAAAGTTGGAAACACACCAACAGCAGAGGATGTCACAAATGCAGCATGTTAACCAAGACGGATttgacaaaaatgaagatataGACACGTGGAAAAATGACATTGTTCCGTtcagaaatgaacaaatggcTAGCTGCGTTGGAAATAACGAGAGGGACGGAGGATTCAGCGACATCAGCAATATGAGGGGCGTTGGAGGTGATGACTCGGCGAATGGTTATGTCTCTAACGGGTATGCCACAAACGAGTATGTTACGAACGGGTATGTCACAAAGGGGTTTCCCACCGACCCATTTGCAACCAACGGATTCGCGCCAAGCCACGCGGGAAAAGCATTCCCAACGATGGACCGCTTCGGCCAAAGAGGCTATGGAAAAGGGGATATATTTCTAGCGTCAAGTTATGGCCAAAATTTGAATAGCGAAAAGGAGACCCTTCCAAATTTGGTCACCTCAAAAGTGACCACTTCAAACGTAGCCACTACCAACGTGAATACATCAATCCTGAGCACCTCCAATATGACAACCCCACAGCAGATGCAGAAAAAATCACCGAGTATGTTCACCAtgcggaaggaaaaaaatgcgaagCTGAATTTGCGAGAAGGCTATGAACTGAACGAAGGCGGGATCGGCATGGAAAGAAACTTCGAATTCAACAGCGACAAGTCAGACtttctcaaaaaaataaaatgcttaATATCGAAGGAGTTACAATATAACGAAACGAAAAACCCACAGTCGatcgtaaaaaatgtgaaccccaTGAATTGGtgtaatgaaaataattatccgttcaaaaaaaacaccCAGTTGAGTGAACCGTTACAATCAGCATCGAATTACAACACGTACATTCCAGATATACACAACCTCACATTTCTATATAACAATAATATAGAGAGCAATAACAACAGATGGTTTGATGAGGTGAACAGTGGTAACAGCGTCGGTGTCAGGAATGGAGAGGTGACGGATGAAAATGAATGTGTGCGGCAAAATATGGATTTTTCTActtataaaaaggaaggaaataatgaACAGAACGTTTGGAATACTAATGATAACTTGAACGAATTTGTCTACCCGATGATGTCCCACGGGTGGATGAACGAGCAGAAGAGCGGCGACTTCTTTGGCGTGTCCAAGTCTGTCAATTTGAGCAGTCTCAACTAA